A region of Etheostoma spectabile isolate EspeVRDwgs_2016 unplaced genomic scaffold, UIUC_Espe_1.0 scaffold433, whole genome shotgun sequence DNA encodes the following proteins:
- the LOC116686655 gene encoding breakpoint cluster region protein isoform X2 has product MPERMSESNPNEGESVDQAGSGVDEEGDTATRKVPGTGARLWERVRSSLIKPKLDPQTLQNKDWQRTVIAMNGIEVKLSMKFTSREFSLKRMPSRKQSGVFGVKINIVTKRERSKVPLIVRQCVEEIERRGMDEVGIYRVSGVATDIQALKADFDSNNRDVSVMMREMDVNAIAGTLKLYFRELPEPLFTDELYPNFAGGIALSDSVAKESCMLNLLLSLPEPNLVTFVFLLDHLKRVAENESINKMSLHNLATVFGPTLLRPSEKDSKISNSSQPISMNDSWSLEVMSQVQVLLYFLQLESIPTPDSKRQSLLFSTEV; this is encoded by the exons ATGCCAGAAAGAATGAGTGAGAGTAATCCTAACGAGGGGGAGAGTGTGGATCAGGCTGGCAGCGGTGTAGATGAAGAGGGAGACACGGCTACAAGAAAAGTCCCGGGTACAGGGGCCCGTCTGTGGGAGCGAGTCCGCAGCAGTCTGATCAAACCAAAG ctGGATCCTCAGACATTGCAAAATAAAGACTGGCAGAGGACCGTCATCGCCATGAATGGG ATTGAGGTGAAGCTTTCGATGAAGTTCACCAGCCGAGAGTTCAGTCTGAAGCGAATGCCTTCACGGAAACAGTCTGGCGTCTTTGGAGTGAAGATCAACATAGTAACTAA GCGAGAACGCTCCAAGGTTCCCCTCATTGTGAGACAGTGTGTGGAGGAAATTGAGCGACGGGGGATGGACGAGGTGGGAATCTACAGAGTGTCTGGCGTCGCAACTGATATCCAGGCACTGAAGGCTGACTTTGATTCAA ACAACAGAGACGTGTCTGTCATGATGAGGGAGATGGACGTGAACGCCATCGCTGGAACACTGAAGCTGTATTTCCGCGAGCTACCCGAGCCTCTTTTCACTGATGAGTTGTACCCCAACTTTGCTGGAGGCATCG CTCTCTCTGACAGTGTGGCCAAGGAGAGCTGCATGCTCAACCTGTTGCTGTCTCTGCCAGAGCCCAATCTGGTCACCTTCGTCTTCCTGCTCGACCACCTTAAAAG GGTGGCTGAAAATGAGAGCATCAACAAGATGTCTCTGCACAATCTGGCCACCGTTTTTGGTCCCACTTTGCTGCGGCCCTCTGAAAAAGACAGCAAAATCTCCAACAGCTCACAGCCAATCTCCATGAACGACAGCTGGTCTCTAGAGGTCATGTCTCAG GTGCAAGTCCTTCTTTACTTCCTTCAGCTGGAGAGCATTCCAACACCTGACAGCAAACGTCAAAGCCTTCTCTTCTCTACCGAAGTATAA